Genomic segment of Prinia subflava isolate CZ2003 ecotype Zambia chromosome 4, Cam_Psub_1.2, whole genome shotgun sequence:
ACTAGGAAAAGAAAGCATACTAGAAGTTTCTAAATAATTACAATTGTGATTTTTTAACCAACCATACTTCTCAGCCTGATCTCTTtgaacaaaatgcaaaataattcaaaggcctgcacaaaaaaatcactgtgtACATGCCACTTTTCAGGTTCAGATAGACATAATCTAATAGTCTATTTAATACTGACTTTAAAAATCCTACATGTAATCACTGAGAagcaaaagattaaaataaaagctcCTATCAAGGATCAGTTTGCTACCACTCCTTAGTGTTGTAAAAGGGCCTGTAAAAACCAAGGATATCTTCCTTAACAGAATTTTAATTGAGCATAAGCAAGTAAACAGAAAACATTCCATTTCCATaatatttatgaaaagaaaatttttttttaaatctgggGACATAAAATcaatctgcatttaaaaagttttaGGGTCTAAAAAAGGATAGTGTATATATGGCAAGCTTTTTTCACCACAAATGgcttctttaaaacaaattactgTTGACAAATAATCAGTTATAAGAATAGTTTCCAATAAGGCAGAAGTTAACTTATCTAGCACTAGAGAACACAATTTTAAATATGCTTATAGTTTTATTAGAGCCAATGGCTTTTTCCATGCTTAAGGCTAAGCATATGTTCATGTACTCTGCCAAGACAAAAGCTTCCAAGTCTGTTGTTAGAATGCAGAGCGAAGCTTTTTATCCCAAACCACATTTTCTTGCATGTAATCAGGGCTGATGCTGCCACCATAGTTTCCAATTCATTCCAGGGCACACTTAGCATTTATGAGAGCACAGATGGTGCTCTCTTTGGTTTCTAAAGAACATGCCTCAATATTAAAACAAACTTGGCTTTCTGTCTCCTATCCTGTTCTTACTGTCTGTATTGCCACCATAAAAATAACAGTGACCTTTGATCTAACCTGGAAGCCTTTTCTAATTCACACACAAAATTTGGCAATAGGACTATCAAGTATAGTCAGTCCACTCAAAACCAGACATGCAGAAATCCAGCACATTAGTCACAAGTGATCAAGAGCAGGAACAAGCAATCCATAAAACAATCAAAAGGACAAAAATTGGTAACAATTTTTTCAGTAACAAACTACATGATCTTGACTGCATTTAATGGCTGTGTCTGTCTGGAACTGTAAGGTTATTCACCAGTTTAAGCAGCAATTATCAAACAAAGAGGCTGATTTGTGAGGCAAATAAAGACCACCAGCATGACAGTATTTAAGTGAACAAGGCCTTTTCCAACACACTCAATACCACGGTTTGCATTGTGCTGAGACCTTTAGGCAGCACAGGACATTTATTCccaaattttgaaaattatttactcGTTTCCAAGCACACACACAACATACACAGAGACCAACAGAAAGACCAGCTGTCACAGTATTTCATTCAAAATGTCCTCAGGTAAGATAATCTCAGATTTGTCCAGCAGATCTTGACAAAATGTTCTTGAACATGCAGCTAACTGAGATGCAGGTGCACATGATGGTCAGCGGGTCTTAGCCACCCTTCTTCACAGGCTTTCAGTCTCACGCAAAGCACACTGACACTAGAAAAATCACATGTCATGTGCATCAAAATATGTATGACCAAACTCAAATGGGGGTACAGCAGCAGGCAAGGGCTTGGAGAAAGATTAATCAGACTGCTTGGAAAAGATGTTCCCAAGTGAGGACTATCTCACTACCTCACTGGAAACATGAAGTTAGCAGCCAGTGCATGCTGACAGAATCCAGGACAAGAAATGTGCACTTAAAGCTGTTATCTTGACTTCAAAATTGCTCAGCAACTGCATGCATAGACtagtaaaaaaatcacatctgaaTAAACATCAAGTCTAGAAAACTAATTTTAGAAGTACATTCAAATGCCAAAAAGCCAGAGATTATACTAAATAATCAATTAGCTCctacatttgttttaaaaatatgcaacaGCTAGTAATTTTGCAAGTAATGATCCTAGATATTTAGACTCCACTAAATATAATAAACTAAATAAATCTAAATTAGCATATAGCACCAAAtcaaaattacattaaaatcacaataaaagtaaacaaataaaaactcTATAAATTTTTCAGGAACAAACCACTGTAAAACATACACAAGCAAAACAATATTAAACATGATTGGTGAAGACATTGTTCTGCAGCTagtgaaaactgctttttataGTCCATTCCCCTCTAGGCAATGGATTATGGGTCCTCCTATATTCCAGCCTCTCCCAAGATAGCCCCTCCTGCTGTCTCCTTGTCTCGTGAAACTCAGCCCTGCTCTTGCCCCAAACTTTGCAATATTTCCTGGTGTTTGAGTGGCTTCCAGGAAATTCAAGACTGTTCCCTTTTCTTGGTATCATGAGTTTACACGACACGTAACTTAAAGTTACTGGTATATtcaatacttttaaaattatggcTTCAGAACAAGCTTCAAAATAGCAGCAACAGCAACCCTGGCTTACCTGAAGGATCTTGTATTGTCATTTCCTTACGCTTTAGCATCAACTTGTCCTTAACCCACGGGAACTCCTGTAAGGAATCCAAGAATGCATCAAAAGCTTTGGGTCCTCTGGTGGGGAGAATATCAAGGAGCATCATGGTTTTCCTCTGACTAGTGGTTTGGGCTTTTATTTCTTGAACATGACTGTCTGTGAGAATCCCTTCTTGGTAGAGATACTGAATTACGAGTCcatccaccagcacctctgTACAGAGCTCCAGGCGCAGGGAGCGTAAAAGCTGCTTGTCTCTGGCATCCATCTGGCAACCTAGAGTGTGCAAAAAGGAGTAAGGAAATATGTGAAGATTAAAATACTTCAACCTTTAACATCCAGAAGTGGTATCTAAACATCCAAAAGTGATGTCTGACACCTGTCAGAATCACCAACCTGGCAAAACTACCAATGATCCCCATCATCTTCTTTCCACTCAGATTTCACTGTCTCACGAGGTAAAATGATGCAATTTCTGGGAAATACTAGACAGGAATAGAACATTTGGCATTGCAAAGACCAGTCCTTTGTTGGAGTGAAAACCATGCCAAATAATCCTGCTATTAACTGGTTAAGGTCCGTACTCGAGGTAGCTAGAGTACTTGCCAGTCCTTAAGAGACACTAACCCCCCAAAATGAAAGAGATGTCACACCTGACAACTGATACAAttacaaaagcagcagcatgactgctgccagccaggcagaagcagcagcagctgggacagaatCAGCAGGTAGCTTTGACCTACATGATGCATTTCAAGTTTAGGAGGGGTAGAAATGTACCTTACGTACCAGGTCATTCTCACCCTTGAATCATTCTGGAAGACTGCTCTGGAACTCAACTGTTCTGATGAGAAGAAACTTTACTTGAATTTCCATCTCAAATTTATCCCCTTCTATTTATAGGCATTTGTTCTGCCAAAACTGTTCCTTAGCTTTAGTAGCTCTTTCTCTTCTAATGTGTTCACAGGAAGTGATCGGATGCCCTCTTCCAGCTTCCATTTTATTTGACTAACACTCTGACTAgacaaaagctgaaaaacatgCATTTCATAGCCACTCTACAAAAGAATAATCAGGGTCCAGAGAGACCAAGAAGCTCATCCAAGTTCAAGTCAGCAGTCTGTGTCAGACCTTCAAACCAAATCAAAGTGTCTAGTCTAGTCCTTAACAACAAACATATCCCTAGCCCCATTAATGCcacttgaaaaggaaaataataggACAACACAATTAAATACTTTCTCATTATTAAATAATGAAGTCAAAAAACGGCAGCAGGTGTTGAGTGTGATTACCAAGAGGGTTTCTCATAATTAAACTAGACACTGCTGTTTGAACCATTAGACCTTGCAAAAACTCTGCTTCATTCAGCTTGAGGATACAAGGAGAGACAgaattttcaaagctttttgcATTTTCGAAGGTTTTGATGGGGTCTTTCTACCGTCAGAGCTGCCTACTGACTCCCAGGGCCCCATCAAAGATTGTTTGGTTGGCCTGGTTGTTAAAATCCAGGAGGGTGACCAACAGAACATATCGGCATGTAAATGGCACCATGGACAGAATGCAAGAGCACAGTGCCATGAGAGAGACTGGAAAATCCTGTCTGTGACATCTTCTGacaaagctgctttccaaaaCTGGTTCCATCAAGTGTCAAaagcactgctggaaaacatCTTCCTGGAGGACTCCACCTTTGCCAGGTTACCCAGTGCATTTCTCATCTACTGAAGTGAATTTCCAGGTGCTTACCTTCTGTTTAGGGATCATGTGGGAATCAAACACTGCTATGCCAGCCCATGTCCCTAGGAAATGCTAGTTTGCCAAGCAGAGTTCAAACATCAAACTCCATCACGGACTGAGACAGCAGTGCAAGcaaggagacagaaaaagagcaCTGGGTTTTCCCACTTGATGTTAGGATGCTCATTTTGGACAGGTGAAGCTGAAGATTCTGCTCTCTAACACATAGTACCTTTACACTACAGGAAGCAATACCTGGACTACAGCAAAATTCAGGCAGGAAATCCTACCACTTCTTCCTTCTAGGAGAGCACCCCTGAGCTCATGAAGCACTTACAGAGTTCAACAAAGGGAtccagcagcacctctgagGGTGTCATTTCAACCCAGGCAAAAAACTGTTTCAGATACTAcaatttttgtgttttacatTCTGAATGGGCCCCAAGAGGCCCCGTTCAGGAGCCTCCTCATGTGATGGATGAGGACTGTACAGAACTTGAGGAGTTCTTCACGAACAATGCAGCCAacacttttcaaaaataaagctCTTACAAACCAAAGGTTTGCACCTTTGGGCACTGAGAAATGCCTATCAAGCCAGGAATCTGAAGGGGGAATTTCTCCTGAAAAAGGCCTTTGCCTTGTTGACTGCAGAGCACGCACAACTGAGGGTTTAAAGTCCTGGCATCGGCTTGGTAAACTTCCAGGATGGGCCATACTGATTTCTAAGGTCTTTTTAAAGATAAAgtgtttctttgtgtgtgtttactGTGAGAAGCTAATGTCTGAGTTAGGAACTAAGAAGCTAGATATGGAAATATATCAGGATTTTGATGTGTAACAGTGTTGGGACAGAGTTTTGTGCAACAGAGAATTACAAATTCATTTTAATCACAGTCTATATCTAGGAATTCAAAGTAAGTTCTGAATTTAGTCTAGTAAttttccagaaaatgaaaaatatgagaTGTCCATTTACCCAAAAGATGACATGGTTCAAACATTCCCCAGATACTTCTGAAAATGGATCTTTTCCATCATAAAGCCAAAATTTACGAAATATAGCCCAGGACCTGCTGAATGGGCACCACACCATCACCACACCAAGCAGGTGTGCATTTTTCTGGATCTGATAGAGTAACTGACCATAAATAGGGGTAAAACTTTTGatattgtgaaaaaggcatattgtatatgtggctctatgcagatatttactatatgtaatctgatagatagaaaagttatactatattaacattagaataatgtagtgaatgtagttttgtaattaacaataagttatagtacaatagaagctgtgtatgtgtgttatatttttttgctcaagaagaaaaattcctcagcacagagataacattcacagaggcccctaaaccttacagaggcctctaaaccttctagtgaagaagaatttatggcctcttattcacagaacctaactttctcaaggacatatgctctcatgcgttcttttaattaacagaaagcttttgtgacaagaaacagctgaaaattacttgttttacgtaagatatgaatagtcataaactgaaggcttaaaaaagaagacttctctttgttctgggcccttctccttcccagcctttgtctgggagggagggaagacaaaagcccgggctaccttctttgctcttgttgtctcattatttgtcctgtctctgaaaactttttttaaacttttattattgtattaatatttttgtaaccaatttttattctttattaaatgttcataaatttcaaaaaacgagtgattggcgtttatcacaatTAGAACCTCCTCTGACGCTAAAAATGTACATTAACTTAAgttttttgctaaaacattGCACCGTTTTCCAGAACACCAACTGCACTGACCTACCTAACCCATGAATGATTGCAGCTACTCCCAGTCAGCCTGCGGGTTAAAAatcttacacacacacacacacacacatccctcaCACACATCCCTCACACACATCCCTCACACACATCCCTCACACACATCCCTCACACACATCCCTCACACACATCCCTCACACACATCCCTCACACACATCCCTCACACACATCCCTCACACACATCCCTCACACACATCCCTCACACACATCCCTCACACA
This window contains:
- the CRADD gene encoding death domain-containing protein CRADD is translated as MDARDKQLLRSLRLELCTEVLVDGLVIQYLYQEGILTDSHVQEIKAQTTSQRKTMMLLDILPTRGPKAFDAFLDSLQEFPWVKDKLMLKRKEMTIQDPSELSEVAPCILKTSPTDQQLNKLARSLGPEWEHVVLCLGLSHTDIYRCKVNHPHNLQSQIVAAFVLWKQRLGKKATIQSLHASLVAEEVDPSVIQYMLE